A section of the Virgibacillus sp. NKC19-3 genome encodes:
- a CDS encoding MerR family transcriptional regulator, with protein sequence MYIKDVANLMNTTSRAIRFYEEKGLISPQKDIFNDYRYFTEKDLLRLSTILALREIDVGVADIKKIFVGLDMSMKQYLDIQRAAMFEKWM encoded by the coding sequence ATGTATATCAAAGACGTAGCAAACTTAATGAACACGACTTCAAGAGCCATTCGCTTTTATGAAGAAAAGGGATTAATTTCTCCACAAAAGGATATATTCAATGATTACAGGTATTTTACGGAAAAGGATCTTCTCCGTTTAAGTACCATTTTAGCCTTACGGGAGATCGATGTAGGAGTGGCAGATATTAAAAAAATATTCGTAGGCTTGGATATGAGCATGAAACAGTATCTTGATATCCAACGCGCTGCAATGTTTGAAAAATGGATGTAG